The stretch of DNA TGTTCCCATGAGGAAGCGGAAGAGGAAGGTGATAGGATTCACAGGTTTGCTGACATCCTCAGCCTTAGGACCAAGCTGCAGGGGAACAATTGAACTCTTCAGTATAATCAGGACACATAAACATGGCAGTGTAACTCTAAATGTCGGCTAAACAAAGACAGGTGTTCACTCTTAAGAGTTGATTTCAGTCAAGGAtggtttctcttttttcactTAATTCTAATAACGAGGGGAAAACGCATGgtaagataaaatatgagacgcaagaaaaaagaaggaaataaaGAATATTGGTTTCTTCATTGGGGGAGTGTTTCATTTGCTTACTCCCTCACATCATCAAGCACCGTGATGCGTTGTTATAACCTATAACAGCCTTTCACatgaacaaatatttaaattgaCTCAGACTATACAAGTCATAGTGCAATATGCAATTACGTATGTTAGAAAGTGATCCAAACAAATGTATGAACATTTTATATCCTTTACAAAGTAGCACTACAGATGAGATGAGACATGGCACATGATAGTTAGGCTGACAAGTTGTGTGGGCATAGCATTTAAGCGACTCAGGATGGTATATTGTCGACACTAAAATCTTCAGTTTTCTTTCCATGCCATCaatcaaagagaaaaaaaggaatacCCAATAGATGATGAATGTTCAAGCCTAAGCACAAGTTTGTTTCAATTACTTTATGTTCTTTTCATGTAAGTCAGTAAGTGAGAAAATATTCACAAGTTCACTCTGTAACATTTCTCATACCCAGGTGTTGAGTTATCAATCCATGAGTAACAATCAATATATACAAAAGTAAGAAGTAAAAGTAACGTTCACTGATCCATCTGAACAAAGTGAGACTAGAAAGTTGTGCATTCGCAATGCATGGTCTGAATTAGGAAAAATACCTGCAAAGGTGAGTCTCCATGTTCTCTTTTCACACCCGTCACAGAGCACCCCATTATCAGGCCATGCCTTCGGACACCACGATACCATTTTGGGCCAATTCTTTTCAGTTTGACATCCTTGAACCCTGCCCTTTTGAACCATTCGATATACTCCTCTTCCTTTGGGAAGAGCATCCACATATCAGCGAAAAAGCGAGACAACCAAAAGGTTGGGTACACAGGGCCAATCAAACAAGCCACTCCCCCAATCCTCAGAACCCTGTATGCTTCCTTGATTCCTCGCTGCGGATCAGGCCAGTACTCGATGCTGGAGATTGGAGAACAAACACAACCTCGTCAATCAGAACAGCACAGCTGAATCCACAAAAACATTTCTAATGATGACATGAGTAGTGAAATGCATAGCCGTGGCATGCTGGTATCGATACAGAACCTGCCGGCGGAGACGTATCGGTCGAAGGTGTCGGTGGGGAAGGGGAGGTCCTCGGCGTCGCCCTCCATGATGGTGACGCCCTTGAGGGCGTCCTTCTGCTTGGCCTTCTCGAGCTGGTGCGGGGACTGGTCGAGCAGCGTGACGTTCTCCGGGTCGACGTGCTTGACGATCCCGAGCGTGGTgaagccggtgccgccgccgacgtcgacgaccCTGAGCTTGCGGCTGTAGAGGTCGGCGGGCTGGAGCGCGTCGTCGCGCATGTCCTCCGTCCAGTGGCCCGGGTTGATGACGTGGTCGTAGACGATGGAGAGGAAGCGGTAGAACCAGAAGGCCTCCTTCTTGTGCTGGATGAACCGCGGCTGCGAGatcggccgcgccgccgcgggcgccgacgacgacgacgaagccgCGAACCTcagcctcgccctcgcccccgctcctcctccggccgcctTGGCGAACGCGAGGGGCCGCACGCCCGCTGCCGCCAGCGCcttggtggtggaggagaagCCGAGCCCCGCGGGGGCCCTGACCCTCCCCGGCCGCGCGTGGGCCCCGACGCCGCCAGCCGGCGCGTAGGCGGAGGAGGCCATCGCCATTGCTTCGCTCCTCtcgtcacgccgccgccgccgcctcccgccgcgtcgaggaggagaggaggagtgAGAGGTCTCGGATTGGGAGGCGGGGTCACGAGGGGATTAGCGGTGGGTGGTGGATGGGTTATTCGCTTCGTTTGCCTCGTGGCGTCTTGCTCCGGACACATGGCTCCCCCACGTCCACTGCGCACGTGGggccgggcccacctgtcagccgcgTGTTGAGGGCTTTCGAGGGACGTGGATTCTCTGTGGCTTCAGCTTTTGTGGCTTTCATCCAACTGGGGGACGTGTGATTATTTCAGCTTCAAGAAATCGCGGAACGGTTAAAAGGCTTAAAGCTAGGAGGAATTTTAAATAGGAATAGAAAAGGtgaagaaatttaaatacaatgcTCACACTGATATATTGGATTTTCTTTACACACTAATACTGTATATTGGACTTTTAAAGAGGTTCAAGtccattgaatttttttctacattCTCTTTCTACCACTCCTTATATGAAATACAACTTATATGAAAAGTaatgtttttctatatatcGTTCCTATAAATCGAATAGATTTCATAGTAGTTGATCTTAGAAATTCAACTTTTTTCCTTCCAAACGGAATAGACCGTTAATATTGTTTCATGTAAgagtattttgcaaaaaaaaacatcacctTAATAAAATTCTTTTACTACGAAACTTCAAATAGGCTTATGCTGAAAACACATTTTATATGATCATTCGAATCAGGGCTCTTCTACAACAGGCAACACGGTCTATAGCAATTTCATTAATGATTTGTACTTCTTATGTTCCATAAAAGATGAATCTAGTACTAAATGTGACACATTCTAATAAAACCAACCTCGACAGAGGTATGTCCAGATTCGTTATATTGGGATGTGTCACATTTAGTACtagattcattttttttgtacgGAAGGAGTATAAATCATTAATAAAAATGCTATAGTTTAGAATACCGTGTGTTTGTTGGAAACGGTATTAACTCAACATCACACTTGCGACAGCGCCCTCCTCTCGATTACAATGCCACCTTCGTGCTGATGAGGCATCTAAATATGCGCTTGCGTAATCATAATTGTGTGCTCTTGTTGCTGCCTCCCACGTCGTGTTTGCACCTTGGATGTTCATGCTAGTGTAAGGTAAggctattttttttgagaaagagGTACATGGTTATGTGTTTTTATTAGAACCTAAAGGTGTATAAGCATGCAGGACTCGTTGTAATATCTTCGAGAGGGTTAAGTCACTAGGAAAAGAACAATGCTCAAATTGATCATATGGTCAAAgcacatgaaaagaaaaagggaaatgCTAGAATATGGTGTCCACCGCACATTTTGTTGGCGATATGACGGTTTTTTCAATACTAGCAACCGCTCAATCTGTTATTTGggttatattttctttaatttttaatttatctttttattagattgagatattttaagttatcatttatattttacaagaTTATCATTGTAATAATGAGTATTGCTGATACTATCCTAGTATTAATTGTTACCAATAGGGTTCAACTAATACCAGGGGAGTATCAGTTGGTACCAAACGAGTTTTGGATCTGATACCAATGGGATATCATATTTGCTATATCGCAAGAATCATTCTATTACGGAACCGGATACCATACAATAGTAATTCCTAAACATTAAATAGCTTAAAAGACAATGAAATAGACTATAGATTATATGActtcattttatctttttatatgtttgcAAGGTAGATTCGAGGTTGTATGAGATAGCCACCGTCTGGGTTGGACACAGGGGCGGCGTGGGGCAGCTTGGGCTAGAGCCCACGCCTGGCATAAAAATAGTATTagaaaattactattttttagttaaagtTTATGCAAAAGATTTGTATTTCATTGTTAAGCCctaggcttaataaattttttccGCCCCTGGTTAGACATGCCCTTAGGCTTCTCTGCTCCAATTCAATACTAGGTTAGTAGGGTTTTTTATACGATCACTTGAGTTACTCTAAAATTTCGACGACCTTCGATCCAATCTGACTGTTTTGTTAGATTGTGCATTTTtctattaacatgatttttaaatagctaaatatttatttttgtatattttttttcctaatttctCTGTATCTCTCTTATACATAAACATCCCCGAAGTTCTTATACTCTATCTGCAGACTTCTGGCTTTAATCCTAAACCACGAAGCGAGAATATATCTCTCGGACGCATACCTAGGTAGTGTTCTTTACTGGGCTAGGTAACGGCGCGAAAAATGTCCATATAATTAAAGATTAGCATCAGACATTGCACATGGTTGTACGAAATTAAACCATTTTTCCGTCTGCCGATCGTGAGACTACCAGAGAATTGTCCATAATCTGAAAACTAATTGCAACAAACTGAAAATGAAATCCTTGCATGGCCAGACTGAGCTTCCATATCAGTCACGTTGTGGCTGTCTTCAGCTCCATTCGCAGGGAGGCACAGCGAAGCAGATCACTCGATGCCGTCGACGATGGGAACCGTGCCATCATCCACGGCGGCTTGCCGCAGTCGCTGAATCGCCTTCGCCACCTGTCAAGAGCAGCATATCACCATGAGCACTGCCACAGTGGATCAAAGAAGCTTCCATGGAAACCACAAGCAGCGAGCTGAAGAGACCACAAGCAGCGACCAGTCCTGGCTGTGATGATGATCAGAGCTACCGTCTGCACAGAGACCCCTATGATCAATCCCCACCAGATCCCCTGATTAACATAAGCAAGATGTCGTTAGTTGAATTTCATGCAGTCTCTCTGTGAAAACTGTAACAAGAGTAAAGTAGCAGTGGTAGTTACAGCTGCTCCCAGACTCGTTTTGTATCCTAGGACACATCCAATTGGCAGACCAATCAGGTAGTAGGCACCAACATTGACATAGGCAACCACCACTTGCCATCCACTGCCGACGGCGACTcctgcatatatatttctcaGAGATATCAGGGCAATTCTTCAGTTACAATTACAATGATATCCTATTTGTCAGCCAATACATGCAAAAGTATGAGGGGTATCTGCAATGTGAAATGCACCTGAGAGGATTGGCTGAATTCCATTCAAGAAGATGCTGATAGCTAGCAATGGTGTCAGAGTAATGACAGCCTCGATCACGGTGGTGCTGCTCGTGTAGAGTGTGCTCAGTGGATACCTCAGAACTATGACTACAACTGTAGCCAGAATGCTGAAGGCGACGCTTGCTGTGATAACCACGATGACTGATAACCGTGCTACATTTGGATGGCCCGCTCCAAGCTCATTGCCAACACGAATACTGCATAATAAGTTCGTGCAAATGTTTGAATAATGAAGGGGGATTTAGAAGTCCTATCTTTTTCATCTGCACTCACCTGGCCGCATAGCTCAGACCAAGCATGATTTGGAAGTCCCAGTTCCAGTAATTGATGCTGACACGAGTCAAAAGACATACTGATGTGAGCTATATATGTGAATGCCACAATAATGTATAAGAACATATTTGAAACTGCAAGACGAATGAGTATATATCATGAGGCAAACTTGTTGGACTACCAGATAGAGAGAGAATCAAGTGCAGTCTCTGCGTCGGGGAGGAAGCCAGTAAGAAGGACAAATCCTTGCACATACCAAATCTCCAACCTGACCAAGAACACAATAACACAAGACATAAACTAGCAAGAAACTATGGCTCATAGCCCAACATAAGACGATCACTCACGCTAGCATGACGGCCGACGCGAAGGCGAGCTTGGCGTATCCCCAGAGCCCCCTGAACGCGAGCACAGACAGTCCAGTCCACGTCTCCTTACACGCTGGAGTCCAGACCATGAACCCCCATGTCAATGCAACGAGCACCCACCAGGAGAAGCTCAGCGTCAGCGCCGCGCCGAGGAGCCCGAACCCGAGCACGAACACGGCCACCCACGAGATGAGGACGTGGAAGATCAGCACGGCCAGCGTGATGTACGCCACGGGGTTGACGATGCTCTGGGCCTGCAAGAACCTCTGCATCGGGCAGAAGAGCGCGAACGCCAGCAGCTGCGGCACCAAGCCGCGGGCATACAGCtgcccctccgccgccacgtccGCGGCCTGCCCGATGAGCAGCAGGAACGGGCCGGCGTACCCAGTAGAGGAAGGCGATGACGACGGCCGTCGTGAACTGGAGCACCAGCGCCCTCTGGCACACGATGCCCATGGCCCTGTACTTCCTGGCGCCGTACGCCTGGCCGCACACCGTCTGCACCGCGCTCGCCATGCCAATCTGCAGCATTGCACGCAAGCAGCATCCGCATCATAACACGCCAAGAAGTAGGTGGAGTACTTAGCATGCCAcgggcgatgacgacgacgaagccGCGCACCTCAGCCTCGTCctcgcgcctcctcctcctcctccggccgcctTGGCGAGCGCGAGGAGCCGCACgcccgctgctgctgccgccgccgccgccttggtAGTGGAGGATAGGCCGAGCCCACCGGAGCGTGGGCGTGGGCCACGACGCCGCCCGCTGGCGCGTAGGCGGAGGAGGCCATCGCCATTGCTTTGCACATCtcgtcacgccgccgccgcgtcgagcCGTCGAGGAGGAGAGGTCTTGGATGGGGGCCTTCGCGTTTGCCTCGTGGCGTCTTGCTCCGGACTCATGGCTCCCTCACGTTCGCTGCGCCCGTGGGgtcgggcccacatgtcagcggCATTTGAGGGCATCGACAGACGTGGATTCCCTGTGGCTTCAGCTTTTGTGGCTTTCATTCAAGTGACACTGGTCACTGGGGGACGTGTGATTATTTCAGCTTCGAGAAATAGCAGCACGTTTAGCTGGGAGGAATTTTAATAGTCCCTCCCAATTTTTTAAGACGTTGGTTAGTTTCagattataagatttttttttaggtttgactaaattcatatatctatgtatattacatatgttttagatatatatctagatttattagcatataaataaatctaacaacgtcaaaaaattttataatatgaaatggagggaataaCATGAAAGACgaagaaatataaatacaatgcTCACACTAGTATGTTGGAATTTTTTAAGAGATACTACATTCGttttgtaagactttttagccttatctaaatttatcaatcgataaatgtatataatttatatatgtctagatttattaacatccatatataaatctagacagtgctaaaaagtcttatagaaCGGAGGAGGAAGTATTAgcgaatgaaaatttttgaacgtTCTCTCtacaacttatataaaaaaaaatcctatatacCATTCCTATAAAGCAAATAGCTTTCATAGTAATTAATCCTTAGAAATTccaattctttgttttttcctccaaaccgAATAGGCCATTAATATTCTTTCATGTAGAAGTATTTCGAAGAAGAAAACATCAATTGGACGAAATTCTTTTactaaaaaacttcaaataggCTTCTGCTAAAACCCATTTTACATGATCATTCGAATCAGGGCTCTTCTCCAACGGGCAACACGGCATCTATCATAGACAAGAAACTTCAACTAGTTCTCTCAAGACAACATATACAAGAACTCGGGTTCTGTGGGAATCAGGCTCTTCTCCAATGGGCAACTGCTTTAACTTTTATTATGACTATTACTATTATATATGGAACCTGGTTCGATGAATTATTCTACTGTATCTACTGGGTTTGGACTAAGAAGATCAGCACGCTATCAAAGCAGCAtttgcctctttttttttcctttccattTTCTCATCAGGAGCAGAATGGTAACAGCAGCTGGAAACTTGATGGAGGTTTGCTGAAGAAGCAGATGTCCTGATGTACATAAGATAGGAAAGTTTCAGAACAAACATTAGCCAATGGGAATATATAGCACATGCACATTAAGTAGGATTGAAATGAGTCTGACGATCTGGAAGCCAATAAGATACTATTTCTGATCTTATAGTCATCTAAACACCAAATAAAGCATTGGTCCGTACCTTTGTCAAATTTACAGATCAATGTAGACACGCAAGCCATCACGGGCTAACTGCACATCTATCCCCTCCCTGCACTCATAGATGACAGAGCATGAGCACGCTCCAGTAGTCAGGCGACATTGCTTATTATAATGCAGACAAAAATGTGCTGCCCATGCCAAATTATTTGGGGACACTAGCATGTGTGTACGATCATCAAGTCTTCTTTCCGGAAACCCTACCTTCTGGACCACTCTTCTAATGTTTCATTGTCCTTGTGATGGTCCATCTCATGAGTCATCCCAACGAGCAATGCCCTTTTGGGGCAGATCCTCTTAACAGCATCCAGCGTCTGCATGGTATCGTAAGTATTAGCATGTAGCACAAGAGGCAAGTAGCTTTGAGGAgacaataaaacaaattgcTCAAGTCATGCAAGAGAAATCCAACCTGATCCCAACAAAGATGCACATTATGAGAACCAGTCTGTTCACAGGAGAGAGAATGTCAGCCCACAGCATGTTCGTATAAACAATGATACAACCTGTTATGGCTAACTAACAATAAATTCAAGCAATCAATGATGATGTTCACATGAATTGCAACAGGTCGGTTTTATACATGTTAAAATTTAGGATGTGCCATCtccgaccttctcttgataaAATGAAATTTGCAATCGATTGAATGAGTGTTCAGAAACAAGAATGAAACAAGTAACTGACAACTTAAGGAACTGAAGAAACCAACCCTAGAAAGGCAATCCAAGATGAGCAAATCCAGCTGACCCCCTCCAGACTTTGAAATTGCTGAAAAGTAAGCATATTTACACGATAATGAGGTCCTGATCTCCTGGATAGTGAAAACAGGATTGACAAGAAATAAAATGCAAACAATGAACAAATCTGCCAGCCTGTGCTTGCCTGTATCTCCAAGAGAGAACAGGATTAATGGATAAATACTCATAAATACTAGTCACATCTGCCATGCATTGCGTGATTGTAACAACCTGTTTGAGAACCATTGTTTGGTTGGCCACAAAATGGGTTATTGATATGAAGAGCGTGTGTAACATAGGCTTTATACAGGGTAGAAGCATGTAGAATCTCCAATAAAGCAGTAGTTTGTTCGAGCTTGCTGGACTCATGGCTTCAGCAGACCATCCATGGCAGGAGATGGGTGAGCATCTAATTGTTGTGATTATGATTGACAAATTGTTGTGGCTAAGAAATTGCTTGCTTTTACAGCATAATTTCTATGGCATAGTCAATCATCATGAGGGCTGCAGAAGTGCTAAGGACTAAAGTGTTCAATGAGGGAAGCTGGACTAATCTGCTGactatgatatattttacttttttatttagttaCATAGTCATAATTAGGCAAGATTGTTGTGCCCTTGACAGAACAGTACATGTACATATGATCTTATTAGCAGTATAAATATGGCAGTATCCTGAAGAATCTTGATACTTTGATAAACCTTTTACTTAGAGCTTTTCTTAAGATCTGACGGTGGTTATTACATTGCTTGTTGCATCTAACGGCCTATAATTTCCTAATGACATGAAAGCTTAGTTCTTGCACTACTTTACATTTATTTCCCAATCTCCATGTTTAAGAAGTAAGCACATGCCCATCGCTCAATATTGCACTAGTCTCATCTCTGCTAGAGGGGTCACCAATGTATTGAGGTCAGCACCAAGCAGTGAATTACTGAGCACTAGCACTCTAGCAGCGAGCCCGCATGTTGAAATGACgccaaataaatatactataagaTCTAGAGTTAAAAATGCATAAACTGATTGtcctcaaataaaaaacatatatactacgTGGGATCAAGCATTTTGTttactaaatatatcatattgcATACAACTCATGCATGTCGTCATATATCTAGTCAAAATAGATCATGATGATGACATGGGTGTAGAACACAGTCACACACAATCACCCCTAACTAGGAGTAATAAAGATAAGGAAATGAAACAGGCTGGTACTAGTACAATAAATTATAACAGAAACGTAGAACAAGTGAATGTTGCCCTATTGTCACCTGTCAGGGGACATTTTATTCCAAAAAGGCAACCACAGGTCCAGTGATAAAACATATAACTGTTAGAGTAGCATTAGGAGGCAAAAGTATACCATGTTCTGTGCTTGGAGGAAACCGTGAAACATCTGATATATAAGCAACTTTTgattttcttccaaaaaggAAACCCAAGCAAACATAGTCCTCGCCATGGATCACCTAAGGTTTATACGAAACTAAGGCAAATGGAAGAGGCAAAATAAAACACAGTTGATAGAAAAATGCAAACCATTTATTACCGGTAGGGGAACAAATTCTAGCCCTGAGGTCACAAATGGTTTCTCAACATCACTTTCGATTACTCTCCAGTCAAGTTGAGCAACTCGCCGaacctcctccccttcctttagTTTCTTTCTGACCAGGTAAGGAAACTTTTGGGCAATGCTGTTCCAAATTAAGCACTCAAGTGTTATAGTACAAATCCTCACTTATGTTCCTACTCAACGACTGTTTAACGGTGCAAAACAATGGTGAAATACAATAAAAGCTAGGGAATTCAAATTATTTGTCATGAATACCTCCACTATCTATCCGTGGAACAGTATTTAATCAAAGTTTTCTTTGCCAGGTTAGGCTAGCTGTTATCCAAGGTTTTGTCTCCGAAGCTTTCCAAACAAGCTAATACTACTATCAAGCCTAGAAAGGGTTTCactctaaaaaattatgacaAGAATCCACACAACCATAAAAACATCCAGCCACATGTTTTAGAACAATGAATACATGAGCTTATCAACTATCGATAATGATTAATGACATATTAAAAACGGTTGTATTTGGTATATTTTGCTTTGACAACAAGATACCCATAATGTTGTAAATTGACAGGTTCTGCATTCACTTATCTAATTTTATGGTTATTATTTGCATACTAAATCCATTGCCAATTAATGTAACTATTCTGATCTCACACAACACAGGAGAAATGATTCATGTGAGTGGCAATTATAGTGCAATActttagttcaaaaaataaaacaaaaaaaggagtaaacaaagctaaaataagtaatatggCACAAAACACAAAGTAATGAAATTCTAGCATgtcaagacaaaaaaaatgcatggcCATGGCATGTACACTTGACATTGACAAAAGCTAAATTGTAACTGAACAATATGAAAGCCTCAAAAAGATAAGTGAGAAACTCACATACCTGTCCATAGCAAATTGggatagataaattggagttgGATCAATATCATTGGTAGGACTAAATGGCTGAACAATCCGAATATCATCAAGACCCAAGATTGCATCAGCATGCTCATGGGTCAGAATAATCTGTAATGAATAACTAACATGCTTCAGTGTATGCATAAACatcaaggattttttttaaattttatggttGATTTGGTTGTCCAATAGAGACTACATCTGAGAAGTAAGAAGCTGAagcaaaaagaagaaacaagaaTAAGAACTCACGGAATCAACACAAGGGATTTTGTGGTGGACAAACCACCGTAGAACTTGTTCTCGGAATGTCTTCCCAACATCAATCAGAATATATTTGTGTGCCTCATCTTGGCAATAATCAATCAGAAGAGAAGTATTGCACCTGAGGAACACAAGTATTAATTTAGTCTCAGAAAAATGACACATA from Oryza brachyantha chromosome 12, ObraRS2, whole genome shotgun sequence encodes:
- the LOC102717119 gene encoding 2-methyl-6-phytyl-1,4-hydroquinone methyltransferase 2, chloroplastic, translated to MAMASSAYAPAGGVGAHARPGRVRAPAGLGFSSTTKALAAAGVRPLAFAKAAGGGAGARARLRFAASSSSSAPAAARPISQPRFIQHKKEAFWFYRFLSIVYDHVINPGHWTEDMRDDALQPADLYSRKLRVVDVGGGTGFTTLGIVKHVDPENVTLLDQSPHQLEKAKQKDALKGVTIMEGDAEDLPFPTDTFDRYVSAGSIEYWPDPQRGIKEAYRVLRIGGVACLIGPVYPTFWLSRFFADMWMLFPKEEEYIEWFKRAGFKDVKLKRIGPKWYRGVRRHGLIMGCSVTGVKREHGDSPLQLGPKAEDVSKPVNPITFLFRFLMGTICAAYYVLVPIYMWIKDQIVPKGMPI
- the LOC102701876 gene encoding putative hydrolase C777.06c is translated as MAASVPNGHPAAGGGTPAVPSSSSLLFLGTGCSSAVPNARCLIQPPDPPCAVCSQSLSVAPELNPNYRCNTSLLIDYCQDEAHKYILIDVGKTFREQVLRWFVHHKIPCVDSIILTHEHADAILGLDDIRIVQPFSPTNDIDPTPIYLSQFAMDSIAQKFPYLVRKKLKEGEEVRRVAQLDWRVIESDVEKPFVTSGLEFVPLPVIHGEDYVCLGFLFGRKSKVAYISDVSRFPPSTEHAISKSGGGQLDLLILDCLSRTGSHNVHLCWDQTLDAVKRICPKRALLVGMTHEMDHHKDNETLEEWSRREGIDVQLARDGLRVYIDL